The genomic DNA ATGCAAGAAGAGGGGATTTTTTGTATAGGTCATTTATTATTACTAAATCAGTTTTTAAGGCTAGTGTTGATTCTATGTTTGAAATAATTTCACCTAGTTCAAATACATCTATATCTTTTTTGGTTTGTATAGCGATATCAATATCGCTCATAGCGTTTTGTTTATTTAGAGCGTATGAACCGAAAATCAAAACATTTGCTATAGAATCGTACCTACTCAACAACTCTTGAAGTTTTAACTTTATGTCCATAAATAAGCTTTTTCTTTTAAAACGCATAATTCTCAATCCGTTTACGGATTACACTGTTTTCCTGAAATGGGCGAACCAAAAAACTCTCCAGCAAAAGGTAGCCTTGATTTCCGACAATATTTAACACAACATTCCGATCCAAATCCATATAATCATGCACTATTGCATTTCGAAAGCCGAAAAAACGGCGGATTTGCACAAATTCCTCATCTTCATAAAAACCTACATTCTTAAGTATCTCGGCACTATCATATCCGCTTAGCGGAATAATCGGAGAGTTATAATGTTGCAACACTTTTTTGCATCTGCCAATCAGATTTTCTATCATAATCTGTAAACTCCTCTCAGCTGCTCTAGTCTGCATCTCGTCTAAAGTTCCATTTTGCTTGAAGTACTGATACAGCGTATCTAAAATGGTTCTCTCTTCAATCGCTACAACTTTGGTTCTATCCAAGTAGTCGTGAAATGTCATTTTTATCTCCTTTTAACAAGATATAGTTTTGTGCAATGGCACGCTTGAGATACGAATCGGCACTTGAGATATCGATGATATCTACATCATACTCTTTTACTCCAAGCACATCACACACATCCATCCATGCTTTAGCCTGCATTCCCCAATGCTCTTCAGGTAATTTTTCCATTTCAAAGGCAAAATCATAATCACTTTTTGCGTGTGTTTCTCCGGAGGCACGAGAACCAAACAAAAATGCAGTTTTTATATAAGGCAGAGAATTAATCTTGTTCTTTATTTCTATTAAAGAGAGATTTTTCGTGGAGCCATATTTGCGGTTTTTCATTTTAATTTTTTTCTACTTTTCTACTTTTTCAAAAAAGTAGAAATTTTCTCGGCAACGCCGTACTGCCTAGAATCATTTAAAATTATTTGAGCGGCTTTGTGGTTGTCGGTGTTAAAAAGCACTGGAGCGGCAAAATTTACTATCGAATTTTCTATAGGAGTTTGGATAAGTATGATATTTAAGATAATTAAATTTGAGTTTTTGTCTATCTCTAATAGATTTTGTATATTATCCGGAACTTCAAAATCATACTCTCTTAAAACAAAAGGGTTTATCAGAGTAAATGAAATATGTTTATCGGTTACGGATTGCATTTTCATAAAAATATCGTCAATTTTCTCCAATATTACTTCTTTTACATCTTCAAAGCCTAAAATAGGTACGCAAACATCAAATTTCATATAAAAACCCCTGCTATTTATTTTCTTAATTGTACCACTATAAGCATAAAATATACTTAGTTTAATGAGCGTTATATTTCTTTTGGATAAAATAACACTTTATCTAAAATCAGGAATTTATTTTATGAAATTAAAGAGCTATTTAGCAGCAAGCTTGCTGCTGCTTCCAATGTTATTTATAGGTTGTTCAAAAGATGTTGAAGAGTATAACAAGCCGGCTGTTTACTGGTACTCTAAAATAGTTGATAATGTAGCTAGCGGAAATTTGGAAAAAGCAGATAACTACTACAGCTCACTTCAAGGAGAGCATATCGGTTCGCCTCTGCTCCCGGAAGCTACCATAATTTTGGCAATTGCACATATGCAGCATGAAGAGTATCTCTTAAGTGAGCATTTTTTGGATGAGTATATAAAGAGATACGCAACACCAAACGAAAAAGAGGAAGCGGAGTTTTTAAAAATAAAAGCAAAATATATGGCGCTTCCAAATCCTAGACGCGATCAAGCTTTGATTGACGAAGCGATAGTCGGAGGCGAGGCGTTTAAGGTAAATTATCCAAGTTCTATGTATTTTGAAGTTGTAGACACAATGCTTATTCGCCTCTATCTTGCACAATTTGCGCTTAATGAGAGTATCGCCGATTTGTATGACAGGCTAGATAAACCAAGGAGTGCCAATTACTATAAAACCGTAAATCCTCAGCCTTGGATTGTCTCAAAAGAGATAGATAGAGCAGTTGCTCCGTGGTATCGCGCGTGGTTTGAGGGAGACGGTACTTCAAGTTGGTATGCGTTTATGATACCCGATACGAAAAGCGTTGTTTCGAGAAACTCTGTAAAAGAGGATGAGGTTGTGGGAGATAAGAATGAAACTAAGTGATTATAGTGAATTTCCGGCTAATATTCCCGTTATCGTTGAGGATGAGCTTTTTTTATACCCGTTTATGATTGCACCGCTTTTTTTAAGCGATGAGAGTAATATAAAAGCTGCCTCAAAAGCCATAGAAGAGAGCTCTTTGGTAATAATCTGTCCTACAAAGCCTTCTCATGAGGGTGAAAGAGGGTTTGAGTCGCTTTATAACGCAGGCGTAGTAGGTTCTATTATGCGAAAAGTTTCGCTTCCTGACGGCAGAGTTAAAGTTCTTTTTCAGGGTCTTGCCCGTGCTAAAGTAATTTCTAAAGTTTCGGATAGCCCTCTTGTCGCACATGTAGATGTTATAAATGCAACAAATGTAAGCTCTTTAAAAATTGATGCGATATTAGAGATACTTCGTGAAAAAGTTAGAACTCTTGCCGGTGTGAGCAACTATTTTCCTCCGGATTTACTAAGAACCATAGAGGAAAATCACGATTATAACCGTATTATTGATTTGATCTGCTCCACCGTAAAGCTAAAAAAAGAGCAGGCTTATAAACTCTTTGTCGAATCAAATACCGAGAAGAGATTTTTAGATTTGATCGAGTATCTTATTGATGAGATAGAAGCGAATAAGCTTCAAAAAGAGATTCGTTCAAAAGTGCACACTCATATAGAAAAAATAAATAAAGAGTATTTTTTAAAAGAGCAGTTAAAGCAGATTCAAAAAGAGCTTGGAAGCGACACCTCAAGAGAAGAAGAGATAGAGGAGTACCGTAAAAAGCTTGAAACAAAAAAAGAAAAAATGAGCACGGAGGCTTATAAAGAGATACATAAGCAGATAGAGAGACTATCTCGTATGCATCCCGACTCTTCGGATGCATCGATGACTCAAACATATTTGGATTGGGCTTTGGAGATTCCTTTTGGGCAGGAGAGTAAAAAAGAGCTTAAAATCAGCGAAGTAGAAAATCAGTTAGATAAAGATCACTTCTCCCTTGAAAAGCCAAAAGAGAGAATTGCCGAATTTTTTGCAGTCAAAGAGCTGATGGAACTAAGAGGCGTAAAAGATAGTTCCGGTGCAATCATCTGCTTTTTCGGACCTCCCGGTGTCGGTAAAACATCACTGGCAAACTCGATAGCCGAAGCGCTTAAACGACCGCTTATTAGGATAGCATTAGGCGGACTTGAAGATGTAAACGAGCTAAGAGGGCATAGAAGGACTTATGTCGGTGCAATGCCCGGGCGAATAGTGCAGGGTCTAATCGATGCTAAAAAAATGAATCCCGTAGTAGTTTTAGATGAGATTGACAAAGTAGCTAAAACAGGCAGAGGAGATCCGACCGCAGCACTGCTTGAGGTACTTGATCCCGAGCAAAATAAGGAGTTTAGAGACTACTATCTTAACTTCAATATTGATTTATCCAAAGTTATATTTATAGCAACGGCAAACGATGTCGGCAAAATCTCGGCGCCGCTTCGCGATAGAATGGAGTTTATCTCTATTAGTTCATATACACCTCAAGAGAAGTTTGAGATTGCTTCAAGATATCTTATTCCTCAAGAGCTAAAAAAACACGGATTGAAAAAATCAGAGCTGAGTATCTCAAAACCGGCTTTAAAAGAGTTGATACACAGCTATACCCGTGAAGCGGGTGTGCGCAATCTCCGTCGCCGCATTGCGGATATGTCAAGAAAAGTTGCCCGTGAAATTTTAGAACACCCTGAGATTACAAAAGTCTCATTGACTCTGAAAAATCTTAAAGACTATTTCGATAAAACTGTATTTGAGATAGAAAAAACAACAAAAGTTCCTGTCTTGGGAGTTGTCAACGGTCTAGCATGGACGGCGGTCGGCGGAGATGTTCTAAAGATAGAGAGCATCCGCATTAAAGGCAAAGGAACAATGCAGTTAACAGGCAGTCTCGGCGATGTTATGAAAGAGTCGGCACATATCGCTTATAGCGTTGTAAAAACTCTAATAGACACCAAACGACTCCAAATTGAGGATAGCAATATTCCGCTCTCTGTAAAAGAGATGGAGGATGGTATAAAAATTGACCCGAGTGAAGTTTATAAACGATATGATTTACATCTGCATATTCCTGACGGTGCAACTCCAAAAGATGGACCGAGTGCCGGCATAGCGATGGTAAGCGTTATATCTTCAATACTTAGTTCTAGAAAAATCCGCTCTGAAATTGCAATGACGGGAGAAGTTTCTCTAAGCGGCGATGTACTGCCGATAGGCGGGCTTAGAGAAAAGCTGATTGCAGCACATAAAGCCGATATGAGTAAAGTGCTTATTCCGCTAAAAAATTACGAGAGAGATTTAGACGAAATTCCTAACGAGGTAAAAGAGTCTTTAGAGATTGTTCCGGTAAGCAGAATAGAAGAGGTATTGGAGCTTATTTTAGTTTAGTATAATTCTGAATAATTGAAACCTCTGAACAATTATTGAATTAGACCCTGAATGACCAAAGGAAATACCCTTGCGGTACAAGTTCATGGTGACGGGTAGTTCGTCATTCCAAGCTTGACTTGGAATCTAGTTTATGATTTAATCAGAGGTTTCAATTATATTTTTAGATTGCCGCGCTTGTCATTGCGAGAAGCGAAGCAATCTATGTTTAATCGGAATATTCTATTGAAACATAAGTGAATCTATTTTTTGTGTCAAATCACTGTTTCTTATTGGTTTCATTAAAAAACCGTTAGCGCCTAGCTCAAGAGCTTGGCTTTTTTTGGTCTCATCAGTCGTTAAAACAATAACGGGAATCTGATCCATACTATCATCGGCACGAACAATCTCGAGCATTTCAAGACCGTTCATTACCGGCATAATGATATCCAAAAGGATAAGATTAATATCAGCTCTTGATTTTATTTGGGCAATCGCATCGGCACCGTTTTTCGCTTCTAAAACCTCTTGGACATTCTCGTTTTTCATTAACATAGATTTTAAGAGTTTAAGATTTATCATATCGTCATCTACTGCTAGAACTATTAATTTTTTTGACATTTTATTTTACCTTTTAAGCATATTTGGTAAATAGAGATTTTAATAAATCTTTATTTACTTTATTGTCGATGATTTCATCTACGGACTCTGCATATTTAAAACTATCTTTTTGCATAGAGTCATCTATTAACACCACATGAGAGCTAAGTCCGTTTGAAGCACTTAGTTTTCTAATACACGAGGCTATTTGGGCTACATCTAAATTACTATACTCTTTATCAAAGAGTACGACTTTGTATGAGTAGTTATCTATCAGCTCTTGAAAATCTATCAGCGAAGATGCAACTTCATAGGTTAAGCCATCAATTCCCTCTATAATTTTTGTATAGAGTTTTGTTTCAAAAGCACTTTTTTTGGCTATAAGTATATCCGCTCTATATTCAGGCAGTTTCTCTTTTTTTATGGATTCATCAAGTTTTTCTACAAGAGCTTCTTGAAAAACTTCCGGAGCATCATCCATTTCAACTATATGATCGGCTAAAAACTGATTTAAAACCGCGATAATTTCCGAACGAACCAGAGGTTTGGTCGTATACTCGTCAAGACCGGCAGCCAAGAATCTTTCTCTGTCTCCTTTGAGGGCATTAGCCGTTAGCGCTACAATCGGTATGTGAGGTTTATTGTAATCCTCTTCCCACTCTAAAATTTCTGCCGTTGCTTCAACACCGTCTAAAAACGGCATTTGAATATCCATAAAAATCATATCAAAGGTTTGATCTTTTCTTTTTTGAAATGCATCAAGACCGTTGTTTGCCAGCGTTACGGTTAGACCCAAATCTTCAAGTGTTCGTTTAATAAGCTTTTGATTTATGATATTGTCTTCGGCAACTAAAACATTTGCAACAAATTTAGATCTGTTTAAATCAAATTTTTTGCGAGACTGTTTTTTAACAATCTGTGCGGCAGCATGCAATATACTGTAATTCTCTAATGTCTGCTTTATTTTTGAACAGTGCAGCGGCTCATAAAGAACTTTAAATATATCCAAACCTAATGATTCTATTTTTTTAATTAGATTAGATTTTGTTAAAACTATGACTTCTTGTGAAAGTTTAGTTATCTCGGATAGCTCTTCATCGCTTACATAGTCATAATCGACAAAAATAATATCGTACTGCGTATCTTTTTGAAGCAATTCTATTTTGCTTATGCTTTTAAATGCGCTATAGCCAACTCCAAAGTAGTCAAGATACTCTCTTAGGTACTTGTCTTGTTTTTTTATCTTTACCATATCGCTTAAGATAAGTGCGTTTAGGTTGCTAAAACTGTTTTTAGAGCCTTCGCTGAGAGTTTCAAGATTTTCAAAATCAAGAGTGAAGAAGAAAGTCGTTCCCTCTCCGACTTGGCTTTCTAAATCAAGTTTGCCGCCCATTAGCTCAACAAAATTGCTTGAAATTGTAAGTCCGAGTCCCGTACCGCCGTATTTACGCGTAATTGATGTATCGGCTTGGCTGAATGCTTCAAAGATTTTAGATTTTTGCTCGCTTGTAACACCTATACCGCTATCTTGAATTTCAAATTTAACTCTTGTTTTACCGACTTCGTCATTTTTGATTTTTCTAATATTTACATTGATTGAACCGGCATTGTTGGTAAATTTAACGGCATTTGAAAGAAGGTTGATAATAACCTCTTTAAGTTTTGTAGGGTCACCTTTAAGCGGGAACTCAAGTTGCGGATCAATAAAACAACCGAGATTGATATGTTTCTCGCTTGCACGAACTGCATAAACTTCAACTGCGCTTTCAAACTCTAATATAGGGTTAAATGCAATATGTTCAATCTCAAGTTTATTGCTTTCAATTTTAGAAAGGTCAAGAATATTATTGATAATTTCAAGAAGGTTTTCTGAACTTTTTTCGATAATATCGACAAATTCACTCTGCTCTTCTTTTAAGCCCGAATCTTTCAGAAGCTCGGTAAAACCGACGATACCGTTAAGAGGTGTACGAATCTCGTGTGACATATTTGCCAAGAACATAGATTTTGCTTCACTCGCCTCTTGTGCGGTAATTTTATCTTTCTTCGTCTGTTCGATAATCTGTTCAAGAAGCTCATACGCTAAGTCGGTACCTTGGGATGTTTGTAAGTCGATTTTTCTACCTTGTGAATCATAATCTTTTGCAACTTTTTTTAGGACATTTTCAAGGTGTTTAATGTTGGTAGCGGTTTCAGTCGATAACACATAACCGAGGAACGCAAGGATAATAGAGATAAGCCATACCGCAAATGTGATTATTAGTACTTGCAGAGAATTTGTTTGTACATTCTGAGCTTTGCCGTTCATGGTTTTTAAAAGCAGATTCTCTGCTTCCGAGATTATGTTAATCTTCTCGGTTATCATAGCAAACCATATACCTGATGATGTAGTGTATGCGCCGCTTGCGGAAGTAGACATAATAGCTGTTCTTTCACTATTGATATCTTGTAGCAGACCGATATATTCTTCCGTTTTAAGGATAGCGTCTAGTTTTTTTAGCAACTCTTTATTTTGGATGCTATCGTAATTGACCGAATCGGCTTTACCGATAATAGTAATCCATCTGCTTAAATCTTCTTCCGTCAGTTTTGTCGAGTGAGAAATGTTATAAGACATATACGCTCTCTCAATACCCGAGAATTCTTTAGCGTTAACTATGGAGATGTATAACGAATACAATTCGCTTATCTCTTTGTCTACCTGACTATCCGTAACTTGTGTAAGCTGCTTAATAAGTTTTGCTTGTATCGGGTTATATACGGTTGAAAATATTTCGTCAAATGTAATCTTTTTTTCATCAATGAGCGCTCTTGTTGCTTTGATTTTTGCTATAGAAGAAGTAACATCATTGACATTTGCTTCTAATGTACTTTTGTGTTCAGGATTGATATCTAGCGTTTTTTTTCTTTGAGCATGCTCTATATATTTTAAAACTTTTTCATCAACGACTTTTCTTTGCTCATGCAACGATTTTAGAGTATTGGCAGCTGCCTCGCTTCCGAGATACATCGCACTCATACCGCGTTCTCTCGCGATATTTGTTACTATATCGTTTAAGTATGTGTTTAGCTCCAATTTGTCTTGTAGCCCTTGTGCCGCTTTATACGCCATAAATGAGCTATAAACATAATAGCTCGTCATAGTAAAGAGTATGATAATCGGTAAGAGACCGATTAGTCTTAATCTGTTTTTTAAACTAAGTTGCATTATTTATCCTCTGCTTTGGAGATTAGATTTAGTTTTAAAGTTATATTTTTAACAAAACTATCGGCGTCAGTCGTATTTGTTGAGTTAATAATAGCTTCTAGTGCATCGTCAAAATCATGAATTCTCATATTTTCACTCATTCCTTTTAGTTTTATGGCAATATCTTTGCACTCTTTTAAATCATTTTTTTCAATAGCTGTATTCATTGATTTAGCGAGATCGTTTGCCTCATTTAAGTAATCTTCAAAGAGTTCATTGAAGCTATCTATATCTAATCCGATATCATGAGCTATCTGTTTTTTGTTGTAATTCATAACAACATCAGGAATTTTTTCTACGATAATCTCTTCGGCGTTTTCTTTAATATCGTCAACCGGACTATCTAGTACGGATAAATCTTCATCGTTGATACTAGCTTCGTTTAGAGTGATTTTTTGTTTTAAAAATTCATCATCTGCGAGTTCAGGAATCTCTATAGTATCGGGAACTTCTGAATCGTCAATTTTCATAATCGGCATATCTTGAGCAAGTTTGTCTTTTTTGAAAGATAAGACAAACTCGTCTTCACTCTTTTGCGCCTCTTTTTTAGCAATAACCGGTTCTGCTGCTACAACATCTTTTCTGGATAGCTTGTCGATTATTCTGTATAGTCTGTCTAGATTAGCTTTTATTTCGTTATTATCATTTGATGTATTGATTATCGATAATGCATCCAAGGCATCTTCTACCCTTAAGTTTGCGGCAACGCCTTTTAGTTTATGCGATTGCGATTTTAAACTGCTTAAATTGCCGTTTATCGCATATTCGTAGAGCTTCTCTTTGAAACTGTTTGCCTGAGCGATAAAATCTTGTATAAACTCTTCTACAAGATCGATAGGCAGACCGAGATCTTGCGATGCTACACGCGGATCATATACATAACTTGAAAAAGGAGCTTCTTCTGTTTTCTCTTCACTAATCTTTTCTATTTTCACTATCGGTGCAGCTTTTGGTTCTTCGACTTTTTCAAATACCGGCTTGGCTATAATATCTTGCTGCTTGCTCTTTTTTTCAACATCAAAAGTCGTATCTTCATAAATATCTTTGATTATGTTCGGACTTAGTCTATCGTAAGCAGGAGCAGGCTCAGCTAGCTTGGTTGACGGTGATACTGTTTTTGGCGTAGGCTTGTTGATAATATCTGCAGAAATTTTTTCACTCTGCTCATCTGATAGAGATTTGATGTTTGCGAGGTTGACTATATATGCTTTTTGCGATGGATTGTCAATTAAATATATTGTTTTAATCTCTATGCCTGTCGTATAACTTTTTCCTTTAACATATATAATAGCTTTTGCTTCCGCGCCGCTTTCGTTACAAGTTATATAATCAATCCAATGTACATGTTTAAAATTATGAATAAAACCGGGTGTTTTTACAAATAAATCTGCAAACTCCGCCGCTTCCGTGTAGAGATCTACAAGGTTTGAGAGACCGAGAGTTTTTAAATCGTCTTCGTCAATTCCTAAAAACTCTTTTTTATGATTATAAATTAACATATGAGTCCTTTACTTTGTACTATCGGCTTGGTGAAGTTGTTTTTCGCTATCTTCAATGTTCTTTCTTGCAGAAGGCTTGCTCACCGAGATAAATCCCGTTATTCGTTCTTGTTTGTCAAAAATTGGAGCGATTTCAATGTCCACCCAATAGTAACGACCGTCCTTGCGAAGATTTTTTAACATACCGTTCCATACTTGACCGCTGTTTAAAGCTTTCCACATCTTTTCAAATGTTGTTTCATGAATATCAGGGTGTTTTATTATATCATGATTGCTGTTGACTAGCTCATTAACGGTATAACCGGATATCTCACAAAATTTTCTATTAACGAAAGTTATATCACCTTTTAAATTCGTCTGGCTGATAGCCACTTTGCCTTCAAAAATATACTCTTCATTTTTTGGTACGATTTTGTTCATAAAAAACCTTTGTGTAATATAGATACCCCATATTAAATGTCATAAAATCTACTAAATATAGCATTAATAAATTAAAAAAAAACTTATTTATAAATGTTCTTTATTATTCCTGCATCTTTTGTGTTCAAAATGGCACTTATTTCTTCAATACTTACTTTTTTTAGCGCATCAAATGTACCGAAATGGTTTATCAGTTTAACGATTTTCGCTTGAGATATTCCGCTAAGTGTTAAAAGTTTGCTCTCTTGATCTATCTTTAGTTTTGTTTTTTTATGAAAATTTATAGCGCATCTGTGTGCTTCGTCTCTTAATCTTTGTACCCATTGGAGTCTTTTATCGCTGTTTTGAAGTTTAAAAATATCATCTTTTGTATGTACGATGTCATTTGCTTTGCCTTTTGCACGATGAGCTTTTGCATCAATTTTTTCTTTTGCAATAGCGATAACATCCAAAAAAACTCCGTTTGAATCCAAAATTTCAAGTGCGAGATTTAAGAGTGTGCTTCCTCCGTCAAGTATCCATAAATCGGGAGGAGAACTTTTAGAAAAACTCTCAACCCTTCTTGTTAGGATTTCTCTCATTTGGGAGTATTCGTCTTTTGCCTCAAGCCGGTAAGTTCTATAACTTTTTTTATCAAATGCGCCGTTTTCATAAACCGCCATAGCTCCCACGGTTGCCATTCCCGCCATATGAGAGTTGTCAAAGATTTCTACCCGCTTTGGAGTCCGTTCCAAAGAAAACAACTCTTTTATTTCGCCGACTATCTCACCGCTGTTTTGCTTACTCTCTTTTTTTAGAAGTTCTGCCGCATTTAGCAGGGCTAAGTCGATAAGCTGCTTTTTATTACCTATTTTAGGCACTTTTATCTCTGCTTTTTTTTCAAAAAGAGTCGTTAGATACTCTTCTATCGTATCTTTGCCGTCAAACTCTGAAGCCACCAATATCGGTGCCGTGATAGGCGGTTTGCCGTTTGAGTAAAAATCCATCAAAACTCTTTGATACAGCTCATCTTCATCATACCCCTCATTTAGCTGTATATAGTCGTGAGAAGAGGAGATAATTCTGCCCTCGCGCATAAATATTCTAACGACTACCGCTCTGCTCCCAGTGTTTTGCAAGACAAATATATCGTAATTTTCACTGCTTGCAAAATCTATCTCACTCTTAATCTCTGAACGGCTTATGCGTTCACATCTGTCTCTAATTTCAAGTGCTTCTTCAAATCTGAGATTTTCGGCATAAAAGTGCATCTTCTCTTCCAGCTTGCTAAGCAATATTTTTTTGTTTTGAATCAACTCTTTTGCTGCGTCAAGCTCTTTTTTATATATTTCATCTGAAATTTCCAGCTCACACGGTCCGAGACATTTGCCTATTTGATAGTAAAGACATAGTTTTTTTGATTTTAGCGACCCCTTTTTTTGCACAAGACGGCATATCTCGTATATGGAGTCTAAAATGTCTCTTGCACCCACGGAGTAGGGACCGTAGTATCTGATATTCGGGGATTTTATGACTTTTCTAGTTATCTCAAATCTCGGGTACTTTTGTGAGTTGTCTATGTAAATGTAAGGATATGTTTTGTCGTCACGAAGCAAAATATTGTACTTCGGCATTAGCTGTTTTATAAGCGAATTTTCCAGTATCAATGCGTCATGTTCCGAATTTACGACTATGTAACTCATAGATATAGTCTGAGAAATCATTTTTGTAATTCTCATCGATAAGTTCGGATTTG from Sulfurimonas sp. includes the following:
- a CDS encoding PAS domain-containing protein; amino-acid sequence: MNKIVPKNEEYIFEGKVAISQTNLKGDITFVNRKFCEISGYTVNELVNSNHDIIKHPDIHETTFEKMWKALNSGQVWNGMLKNLRKDGRYYWVDIEIAPIFDKQERITGFISVSKPSARKNIEDSEKQLHQADSTK
- the uvrC gene encoding excinuclease ABC subunit UvrC; translated protein: MTLEQTVKQLPDCAGIYQYFDKDGHLLYIGKAKSLAKRVKSYFNFSPELKPNPNLSMRITKMISQTISMSYIVVNSEHDALILENSLIKQLMPKYNILLRDDKTYPYIYIDNSQKYPRFEITRKVIKSPNIRYYGPYSVGARDILDSIYEICRLVQKKGSLKSKKLCLYYQIGKCLGPCELEISDEIYKKELDAAKELIQNKKILLSKLEEKMHFYAENLRFEEALEIRDRCERISRSEIKSEIDFASSENYDIFVLQNTGSRAVVVRIFMREGRIISSSHDYIQLNEGYDEDELYQRVLMDFYSNGKPPITAPILVASEFDGKDTIEEYLTTLFEKKAEIKVPKIGNKKQLIDLALLNAAELLKKESKQNSGEIVGEIKELFSLERTPKRVEIFDNSHMAGMATVGAMAVYENGAFDKKSYRTYRLEAKDEYSQMREILTRRVESFSKSSPPDLWILDGGSTLLNLALEILDSNGVFLDVIAIAKEKIDAKAHRAKGKANDIVHTKDDIFKLQNSDKRLQWVQRLRDEAHRCAINFHKKTKLKIDQESKLLTLSGISQAKIVKLINHFGTFDALKKVSIEEISAILNTKDAGIIKNIYK